The Meiothermus sp. QL-1 nucleotide sequence CCCGCTCCCGCACCGCCAAGGGGGTGCTGGACGCGGGCTGGGGGCAGTTTCTTGCAATCCTCGCCTACAAAGCGGCAGAGGCTGGTAGGCGGGTAGTCAAGGTAGACCCAAAATACACCAGCCAGGATTGTCCGGTGTGCGGCTACAGAGAAAAACGCCCTCTCTGGGTGCGGGAGTACACCTGTCCCCAGTGCGGCGCCCACCAGCACCGGGATGTGGCTGCTGCCATCAACATCCTGGCCAGGTCGGGGCGTGCACCCGACCGCAGATGGGCTCGGACGGAGCCTGCGGGGATGGATACGGCAAGGGCCGTCCCGTGAGAACCGCGAAGCCCCGTTCTTCAGAACGGGGAGTCGTCACGTTTTTTGTCATCGCAAGGCTCGTTGCCCTCCTCCTGGGGAAAAGCTATAATCCAGGACAGCCTACAGCGAACTGCCGGGTTTGCCCTCAAGACCAGGCGGCTTGCGCAGCCTCTGTTAGGCTTGGCCCATATCCGCAAAGCTGGGAGGAGAGGATGCGCAGACTAGGGCACCTGGCCACCTTGGCATTGCTTGCTGCATGTAACGGGGGCGAGACGGGAGGCTCAATCTCGGGCCTGCTGGTTCTCCCCGGCGCGGCCCCAACCCCAAGCAGCCTAACCACACTCAACTCCGCTCAATCGGCGGGAGGGCCTCCGGAGGCGGTGCCCGGGGAGGTCATCGTCACTCTAGAGGAGGGCGTAAGCCTGCAGAGCGTTACGGCCCTGCGGGCTGCCGGGGTTGAGTTCCGCTTCGTTCGCCGGATAGCCGGCACCCGCATGGCCCTCTACCGGGCTGAGGGCCTCGACCAAAACCAGACCCTGGCCGCCGCCCAGCAGCTCAACCGGCAGGCCATGGTCGCCGAGGCCTTCCCCAACTGGATTCTCCGGGCCCAAAAAACCCCCAACGACCCCCTCTACCCCCTTCAGTGGCACTACCCGCTGATGAACCTGCCCGCAGCCTGGGACATCACCGACGGCTCGAGCCCCCCGGTCAACGTGGCGGTGGTGGATACTGGCATCATCGCCCACCCCGACTTTCAGGGGCGGCTTCTGCCGGGCTACGACTTCATCAGCAACCCCGCCGAGGCAGGGGATGGCGACGGCCGTGACAACGACCCCACCGACGAAGGGGGCGACTCGGGCTACCACGGGGCCCATGTGGCCGGCACCATCGGCGCTGCTACCAACAACGGCAGCGGGGTGGCCGGGGTGAGCTGGGGGGCCCGAATCGTTCCCGTGCGGGTGCTGGGGGTCACGGGTGGGGGCAGCTTTGCCGATATCCTCGAGGGTATCTACTGGGCGGTGGGGGGCACCGACCTGCCTCCAGGGGTGCCCCCGAACCCCAACCCGGCCCGGGTGGTCAACCTCAGCCTGGGTGGAGAGGCCGCCTGCCCCAACGAGGTTGGCCGGTATTTCCAGGATCTGGCCAACTTGGGCTTCATCCTGGTGGTGGCCGCGGGCAACGAGAACAAGAACGCGGCCAACTTCGTCCCGGCCAGCTGCCCCGGGGTGCTCACGGTTGGTGCGGTGGGGCCCCAGGGGCGGCGGGCCCCCTATTCTAACTACGGCACCCGCATCGACGTGATGGCCCCCGGCGGCGATACCAGCCAGAGCTTCACCGTGGGGGGCCAGACCTTCCCTGCTGGGGTGCTGAGCCCGGTGCTCGACGAGCGGGGCAACCCCTTCTACGCCTTCTACAACGGCACCTCGATGGCCGCCCCGCACGTGGCGGGCCTGGTAGCGCTCATGCTGGCCAGGGAGCCTGGCCTTGACTTCCAAACCATCCGCGACCGACTGCGAAACACTTCTCGCCCGCTCAGCGCCAGCGACTGCAACCGCCCAAGCGGGGACGAGTGCGGTGCTGGGCTGGTGGATGCCGCCCGGGCCCTGGGCGGCAGCGGAGGCGGGACGCCCAGCCCACCCCAGACCCGCTCCCTCACCACCTATGTGGTCGGCTTCTACTGCACCAACCAACAGGACTGCTTCCCCTACGACGAAAGGCGCAGCAGGCTCGAGGTCATCCAGACCTCCGCCAGCCGGATCCCCTTTACCCTAGCCAGCCTGGCCGCGGGGCCTTACCTGGTGGCCGCCTGGCAGGACACGAACGGCAACCAGGAGGTGGACAATGGAGAGCCCTTTGGCTTCACTGCGGACGCCAGCGGCAGGC carries:
- a CDS encoding RNA-guided endonuclease TnpB family protein, encoding RSRTAKGVLDAGWGQFLAILAYKAAEAGRRVVKVDPKYTSQDCPVCGYREKRPLWVREYTCPQCGAHQHRDVAAAINILARSGRAPDRRWARTEPAGMDTARAVP
- a CDS encoding S8 family serine peptidase is translated as MPGEVIVTLEEGVSLQSVTALRAAGVEFRFVRRIAGTRMALYRAEGLDQNQTLAAAQQLNRQAMVAEAFPNWILRAQKTPNDPLYPLQWHYPLMNLPAAWDITDGSSPPVNVAVVDTGIIAHPDFQGRLLPGYDFISNPAEAGDGDGRDNDPTDEGGDSGYHGAHVAGTIGAATNNGSGVAGVSWGARIVPVRVLGVTGGGSFADILEGIYWAVGGTDLPPGVPPNPNPARVVNLSLGGEAACPNEVGRYFQDLANLGFILVVAAGNENKNAANFVPASCPGVLTVGAVGPQGRRAPYSNYGTRIDVMAPGGDTSQSFTVGGQTFPAGVLSPVLDERGNPFYAFYNGTSMAAPHVAGLVALMLAREPGLDFQTIRDRLRNTSRPLSASDCNRPSGDECGAGLVDAARALGGSGGGTPSPPQTRSLTTYVVGFYCTNQQDCFPYDERRSRLEVIQTSASRIPFTLASLAAGPYLVAAWQDTNGNQEVDNGEPFGFTADASGRPRIIPLRAGEALAGLVIRMRPAEAARLDQARPGIPVQPLEKLVRDRF